One window from the genome of Luteithermobacter gelatinilyticus encodes:
- the thiC gene encoding phosphomethylpyrimidine synthase ThiC: protein MNIATDPEKMPPKMEVTTGPLPASRKIYVEGTVAPDIRVPMREIDLSPSANEKPVRVYDTSGPYSDPNVKIDIYKGLARIREKWIMDRGDVEAYEGREVKPEDNGNATGKYLAQEFPIKHKPLRSRNGQAVTQLAYARRGIITPEMEYIAIRENMARAQLGAELAENYTPDEYAESFGASIPEQITAEFVRDEVARGRAIIPANINHPELEPMIIGRNFLVKINANIGNSAVASSVAEEVEKMVWATRWGADTVMDLSTGRNIHNTREWIIRNSPVPIGTVPIYQALEKVGGVAEDLTWEVFRDTLIEQAEQGVDYFTIHAGVLLRYVPMTAKRVTGIVSRGGSIMAKWCLAHHKENFLYTHFEEICEIMKAYDVSFSLGDGLRPGSIADANDEAQFAELETLGELTKIAWKHDVQVMIEGPGHVPMHKIKINMDKQLKECHEAPFYTLGPLTTDIAPGYDHITSGIGAAMIGWFGCAMLCYVTPKEHLGLPNRDDVKTGVITYKIAAHAADLAKGHPGAQLRDDALSRARFEFRWEDQFNLSLDPEKAREYHDETLPKEAHKVAHFCSMCGPKFCSMKITQEVRDYAAAQEAEKGMQEMSEKFRERGSKIYQTVEANREANKAL, encoded by the coding sequence ATGAATATCGCCACCGATCCGGAAAAGATGCCCCCAAAAATGGAAGTTACCACCGGACCGCTTCCGGCATCGCGGAAAATATATGTGGAAGGAACGGTTGCGCCGGATATCCGGGTGCCTATGCGGGAGATCGACCTGTCTCCTTCCGCCAATGAAAAGCCGGTGCGGGTGTATGACACGTCGGGACCCTACAGCGACCCCAATGTGAAGATTGATATTTACAAGGGATTGGCGCGTATCCGTGAAAAATGGATCATGGACCGGGGCGATGTGGAGGCCTATGAAGGGCGGGAAGTCAAGCCAGAAGATAACGGGAATGCCACCGGTAAATATCTGGCTCAGGAGTTTCCGATCAAACACAAACCCTTGCGGTCCAGGAATGGGCAGGCTGTGACACAATTGGCCTATGCCCGGCGCGGCATCATCACGCCGGAAATGGAATATATCGCCATTCGGGAAAATATGGCCAGAGCTCAGTTGGGGGCGGAACTGGCCGAAAATTACACCCCGGATGAATATGCCGAAAGCTTTGGCGCCAGCATTCCGGAACAGATCACGGCGGAATTCGTGCGTGATGAAGTGGCCCGCGGGCGCGCCATCATTCCGGCTAACATCAATCATCCTGAACTTGAACCCATGATCATCGGCCGTAATTTCCTGGTCAAGATCAATGCCAATATCGGCAACAGCGCCGTGGCATCATCCGTGGCTGAGGAAGTGGAAAAAATGGTCTGGGCAACCCGGTGGGGGGCGGATACGGTGATGGACCTGTCCACCGGTCGCAATATTCACAACACCCGGGAATGGATCATCCGCAATTCACCTGTTCCGATTGGGACGGTACCGATCTATCAGGCGCTTGAGAAAGTCGGCGGGGTGGCCGAGGATCTGACTTGGGAGGTGTTTCGGGATACCTTGATCGAGCAGGCCGAGCAGGGAGTGGACTATTTCACCATACATGCCGGTGTTCTGCTGCGTTATGTGCCAATGACGGCCAAACGGGTGACGGGGATTGTCAGCCGCGGCGGGTCAATCATGGCGAAATGGTGTCTGGCCCATCATAAGGAGAACTTCCTCTATACCCATTTTGAGGAAATCTGCGAGATCATGAAGGCCTATGATGTCAGCTTTTCCCTGGGGGATGGTCTGCGGCCGGGCTCCATTGCGGACGCCAATGACGAAGCGCAGTTTGCTGAGCTGGAAACCCTGGGTGAGTTGACCAAGATTGCCTGGAAGCATGATGTGCAGGTCATGATCGAGGGGCCGGGCCACGTGCCTATGCACAAGATCAAGATCAATATGGACAAGCAGCTTAAGGAATGCCACGAGGCACCGTTCTATACGCTGGGCCCGCTCACCACTGATATTGCCCCGGGGTATGATCACATTACCAGCGGGATCGGGGCGGCCATGATCGGCTGGTTCGGCTGTGCCATGCTGTGTTATGTGACGCCGAAGGAGCATCTGGGCCTGCCCAACCGGGACGATGTTAAAACCGGCGTGATCACCTATAAGATTGCGGCCCATGCCGCCGACCTTGCCAAGGGGCATCCGGGGGCGCAGCTTCGGGATGATGCGTTGAGCCGGGCGCGGTTTGAGTTCCGTTGGGAGGATCAGTTTAATCTGTCGCTCGATCCGGAAAAGGCCCGGGAATATCATGATGAGACCCTGCCAAAAGAAGCCCATAAAGTGGCGCATTTCTGTTCTATGTGCGGGCCGAAATTCTGTTCCATGAAAATCACGCAGGAAGTTCGGGACTATGCGGCCGCGCAGGAAGCGGAAAAGGGTATGCAGGAAATGTCAGAAAAATTCCGCGAACGCGGCAGCAAAATTTATCAGACCGTGGAAGCCAACCGGGAGGCCAACAAGGCCTTGTAA
- a CDS encoding aspartate carbamoyltransferase catalytic subunit, producing the protein MSHAAPSSSLATNNLPFPHRHLLGIEGLKEREITQILDVADMYVEQNRQTNKKKNILQGLTQINLFFENSTRTRMSFELAGKRLGADVINMSTSTSSLKKGETLLDTALTLNAMKPDLLVVRHGQSGAVNLLSQKVSCAVLNAGDGRHEHPTQALLDALTIRRRKGRLARLTVAICGDIAHSRVARSNIYLLTTMGARVRLIGPPTLIPARVERLGVEVFYDMKEGLKDCDIIMMLRVQTERMQGGYFPSISEFFTLYGLDYDKLSVAKDDALIMHPGPMNRGVEIDAAVADDLTRSVIQEQVEMGVAVRMACLDLLTREKRNQVQEAGK; encoded by the coding sequence ATGTCACACGCCGCGCCATCGTCTTCTCTGGCGACGAATAATCTGCCGTTCCCACACCGGCACCTTTTGGGGATAGAGGGGCTCAAGGAACGGGAGATTACCCAGATTCTGGATGTCGCCGATATGTATGTGGAACAAAACCGGCAGACCAATAAAAAGAAAAACATCCTCCAGGGTCTCACCCAGATCAATCTGTTTTTTGAAAACTCCACCCGCACCCGCATGTCTTTTGAGCTGGCGGGAAAACGGCTTGGCGCGGATGTAATCAATATGTCCACCTCCACCTCTTCCCTGAAAAAGGGGGAAACCCTGCTGGACACAGCCCTCACCCTCAATGCCATGAAACCGGATCTTCTGGTGGTCCGGCACGGTCAGTCCGGAGCCGTCAATCTGTTGTCGCAAAAAGTAAGCTGCGCCGTGCTCAATGCCGGCGACGGGCGGCATGAACATCCGACACAGGCCCTGCTGGACGCGCTCACCATCCGCCGGCGGAAGGGACGTCTGGCACGCCTGACGGTCGCCATCTGCGGAGATATCGCCCACAGCCGGGTGGCCCGCTCCAACATTTACCTGCTGACCACCATGGGCGCGCGGGTGCGCCTGATCGGCCCGCCGACCCTGATTCCGGCCAGAGTGGAGCGGCTTGGTGTAGAAGTTTTCTACGACATGAAGGAAGGACTCAAGGATTGTGACATCATCATGATGTTGCGGGTACAGACCGAACGCATGCAGGGCGGTTATTTTCCGTCCATCAGTGAATTTTTTACCCTGTACGGGCTGGACTATGACAAACTGTCCGTGGCCAAGGACGATGCCCTGATCATGCATCCGGGCCCCATGAACCGGGGAGTGGAGATTGACGCCGCCGTGGCCGACGATCTCACGCGTAGTGTGATCCAGGAACAGGTGGAAATGGGGGTTGCTGTACGTATGGCCTGTCTCGACCTTCTGACCCGGGAAAAACGCAACCAGGTTCAGGAGGCCGGCAAATGA
- the ruvX gene encoding Holliday junction resolvase RuvX, which yields MSYVGSMIIEMKDLKSRLKKGQRLLGLDLGSKTIGIALSDIQCSIASPMETLRRTKFTKDAERLLQIIKEQNVGGIILGLPINMDGTEGPRCQSTRQFAANMMKKTDIPFVLWDERLSTMAVTRTLLEADASRKRRRELVDKMAAAFILQGALDNLAQL from the coding sequence ATGAGCTATGTAGGTTCCATGATTATTGAGATGAAAGACCTGAAATCCCGCCTTAAAAAGGGCCAACGCCTGCTCGGGCTGGATTTGGGGAGCAAAACCATTGGCATTGCCTTGTCAGATATACAATGCTCTATTGCCAGTCCCATGGAAACTCTCCGACGTACAAAATTCACCAAAGATGCCGAGCGGCTGTTGCAAATCATTAAAGAACAAAATGTGGGCGGGATCATTCTGGGTCTGCCAATCAATATGGACGGCACAGAAGGCCCCCGGTGCCAGTCCACGCGTCAGTTCGCCGCCAATATGATGAAAAAAACTGACATTCCTTTTGTTTTGTGGGATGAGCGTCTGTCGACAATGGCTGTCACCCGCACGCTGCTAGAAGCCGATGCCAGCCGCAAAAGACGTCGGGAACTGGTGGATAAAATGGCCGCCGCCTTTATTTTACAGGGCGCACTGGACAATCTCGCGCAATTATAA
- a CDS encoding TonB-dependent receptor plug domain-containing protein gives MATLADTLLLFAQQTGEEIIFPYDRARQYPAKGLKGRYTSTGALAVLLKDTPLIAYRNAENIIIIRFDQAKARGLREKRRQRPRSSQPDNLSASLTETVELDAGDLPVEELVITGSRLERKEFVTPTPLAIISSDLIRTTGSTNVETILNKFSQVLPGLTAHSNNPGDGTVTLDLRGLGTSRTLVLVDGKRYVASNQAGIIDLNAIPTVLVKKVEIATGGTSAVYGSDAISGVVNFILKDDFQGGLLDTQYSISNAGDAEKWHADAVFGGDIAQGRGNLFLHVGYLERQALLQGERRFSSYALGDGFIVPGSADPDFGFGLPSRPSEGGVPGLIRLGSGAIPETRIIGVFPTGPYPGLERFGPQGESLPYRSEEHSFNYAPDNFLQLPQKRWMTTLGGKYEISDALRLQSRSTFVHNRVDTKLAPTPAFMGEVLVPVENPFLAEDSRAALRGLDWYGTGDIIQARNGAGELLFHADGTPVQARQALGVVYDEQGNVLSTQALWNDNGTPVVATGVPDPDVTGRLLFQADGKALIPFLGRRIQEIGTRKSLNDRDSFNTVFSFEADLSARWQWSGYYNYGHYSHEQHNINDVSEQKLRQALNIIELDGEYVCADEAARAKGCVPANIYGAGNLSPEALAYIGINTFSKTTYERQVASTQISGFLDMSWLGGEEKEPAQFLFGAEWRKESSHFKTDEAVSSGDVLGFNINQGANGSYAVLSLFGEFALPLISTGADGQKLELSGAFRYSDFQTSGVNWSYAAGVFWSPGSGISLRGQYQRAVRAPNIDELFSGKMETFSEVMDPCAARYAEASEMLVPLCEATGVPAGETGHFTQASGLIRISYSGNPNLKEEFSDTFTTGLVVRPDQFGNFQLTLDYYDITLHDRIDILAGGAANVFALCYSGNNPESPYCQAIHRLPDGNLNYLDLTLENQGKAHTNGFDLQIFYSRAVEWGLFTGGSNLDFYFQGSYVLGFRLDPAVGLQGPDCVGFFGGICGDPYPRLRFMQLTRWETGPLSLTLRWRFMGAVKDAAQLEGLRPDQLAVPDIPAQHYFDLYATYEVSEQISLRGGVDNLLNNMPEFIGSSQQQANTFPNVYDVLGPYFYMGLQLKF, from the coding sequence TTGGCCACCCTTGCGGATACACTTCTTCTATTTGCCCAACAGACCGGTGAAGAGATTATTTTCCCTTATGACAGAGCCCGGCAGTATCCGGCCAAAGGTCTGAAAGGGCGTTATACGTCAACCGGGGCATTGGCGGTGCTGCTGAAAGACACGCCGCTCATTGCTTATCGCAATGCAGAGAATATTATCATTATTCGGTTTGATCAGGCCAAAGCCCGGGGCCTGCGGGAGAAACGCCGACAACGACCCCGGTCCTCTCAGCCAGACAATTTGTCTGCCTCTCTTACAGAAACTGTAGAGCTTGATGCCGGGGATCTTCCCGTAGAAGAATTAGTAATTACCGGCTCCCGTCTTGAACGTAAGGAGTTTGTCACACCTACTCCCCTGGCGATCATTTCGTCTGACCTAATCAGGACAACTGGAAGCACGAATGTGGAAACCATTCTCAATAAGTTTTCTCAGGTACTTCCGGGCTTGACCGCTCATTCCAATAATCCGGGAGATGGCACTGTAACGCTGGATCTCAGGGGGCTGGGGACGAGCCGCACATTGGTGCTGGTGGATGGAAAGCGTTATGTGGCCAGTAATCAGGCGGGGATTATTGATCTTAATGCCATTCCCACTGTGTTGGTCAAAAAGGTTGAAATCGCCACGGGCGGAACTTCCGCGGTCTATGGATCAGATGCGATTTCCGGCGTGGTGAATTTTATTCTCAAAGATGACTTTCAGGGCGGTCTGCTGGACACTCAATACAGTATTTCCAATGCAGGAGATGCCGAGAAATGGCATGCAGATGCGGTGTTTGGCGGCGATATTGCCCAAGGCAGAGGCAATTTGTTTTTGCATGTTGGGTATCTTGAAAGGCAGGCATTATTGCAGGGGGAAAGGAGGTTCTCCAGTTATGCGTTGGGTGATGGATTTATTGTGCCAGGCAGTGCCGATCCGGATTTTGGCTTTGGTCTTCCATCCCGTCCGAGTGAAGGCGGCGTTCCCGGATTGATCCGTCTGGGAAGCGGCGCTATTCCAGAAACCCGGATAATTGGTGTATTTCCTACGGGCCCTTATCCGGGTCTTGAGCGCTTTGGACCTCAAGGGGAGTCCCTGCCCTATAGAAGTGAGGAACACTCTTTCAATTATGCGCCCGATAACTTTCTTCAGCTGCCACAAAAAAGGTGGATGACTACCTTGGGTGGTAAATATGAGATTTCGGACGCTTTGCGGCTGCAAAGCCGATCGACCTTCGTGCATAATAGGGTTGACACAAAACTGGCGCCAACCCCAGCTTTTATGGGGGAGGTTCTGGTCCCGGTGGAGAATCCCTTTCTTGCCGAGGACAGCCGGGCGGCGCTGCGAGGTCTTGACTGGTATGGCACGGGGGACATTATTCAAGCTCGAAATGGGGCTGGCGAGCTTTTGTTTCATGCGGATGGAACGCCGGTACAGGCGCGCCAGGCGTTGGGTGTTGTCTATGATGAGCAAGGAAATGTTCTATCAACCCAGGCGCTCTGGAATGATAATGGAACACCAGTGGTTGCGACAGGTGTGCCGGACCCTGATGTGACCGGCAGACTGTTGTTCCAGGCAGATGGCAAAGCACTTATTCCGTTTCTGGGGCGGCGCATTCAGGAAATCGGGACACGAAAATCTTTAAATGACCGAGACAGTTTTAATACGGTTTTCAGTTTTGAGGCCGATCTGTCCGCGCGCTGGCAGTGGTCGGGATATTATAATTACGGCCATTATTCCCATGAACAACACAATATCAACGATGTTTCGGAACAGAAGCTGCGTCAGGCGCTGAACATTATAGAACTGGACGGAGAATATGTTTGTGCGGATGAGGCGGCGCGTGCAAAAGGGTGTGTGCCGGCAAATATTTATGGAGCGGGCAACCTTTCACCTGAGGCTTTGGCGTATATTGGCATCAATACTTTCAGCAAGACCACATATGAGCGACAGGTGGCAAGTACTCAGATTTCCGGCTTTCTTGATATGTCATGGTTGGGGGGAGAGGAAAAAGAGCCAGCACAGTTTCTGTTCGGGGCGGAGTGGCGCAAGGAAAGCAGTCATTTTAAAACCGATGAGGCGGTCAGTAGCGGGGATGTTCTGGGATTTAATATCAATCAGGGGGCCAATGGCAGTTATGCTGTGCTCAGCCTGTTTGGCGAATTTGCTCTCCCGCTGATTTCAACCGGGGCCGACGGACAGAAGCTGGAACTTTCCGGGGCTTTCCGATACTCCGATTTCCAGACGTCTGGGGTTAACTGGTCCTATGCGGCAGGGGTTTTCTGGTCCCCGGGAAGTGGGATAAGTTTGAGAGGGCAGTATCAGCGGGCGGTTCGCGCTCCCAATATTGACGAGCTTTTTTCCGGTAAAATGGAAACGTTTAGTGAAGTTATGGATCCTTGTGCGGCACGTTATGCGGAGGCTTCTGAAATGCTTGTTCCGCTATGTGAAGCGACGGGGGTGCCTGCTGGTGAAACAGGGCATTTTACCCAGGCTAGTGGCCTGATTAGAATTAGTTATTCTGGTAACCCTAATCTGAAAGAAGAATTTTCGGATACTTTTACGACCGGTCTGGTGGTGCGTCCGGATCAGTTTGGAAACTTTCAACTGACCCTGGATTATTATGATATCACCCTGCATGACCGGATTGATATTCTGGCCGGTGGCGCTGCAAATGTTTTTGCCCTCTGTTATTCCGGTAATAATCCTGAGAGTCCTTATTGTCAGGCGATTCACCGTCTTCCGGATGGCAATCTGAATTATCTGGACCTCACCCTTGAAAATCAGGGCAAGGCCCACACCAATGGATTTGATTTGCAGATATTCTATTCCCGGGCGGTGGAATGGGGATTGTTCACTGGAGGCAGCAATCTGGATTTTTATTTTCAGGGCAGCTATGTGCTGGGCTTTCGCCTTGATCCAGCGGTAGGTCTTCAGGGCCCCGATTGTGTTGGCTTTTTTGGTGGGATTTGCGGAGATCCCTATCCGCGGCTGCGGTTTATGCAACTGACCAGATGGGAGACAGGACCGCTAAGCCTGACATTAAGGTGGCGTTTTATGGGAGCTGTCAAAGATGCGGCTCAACTGGAGGGCCTGCGACCGGATCAACTTGCTGTGCCGGATATTCCTGCACAACATTATTTTGACCTCTATGCCACATATGAGGTTTCTGAGCAGATTTCTCTGCGTGGCGGGGTGGACAATTTATTGAACAATATGCCGGAGTTTATCGGATCAAGCCAGCAGCAGGCGAATACCTTTCCAAACGTTTATGACGTATTGGGGCCTTATTTTTACATGGGCCTTCAGCTCAAATTTTAA
- the pyrC gene encoding dihydroorotase, with translation MTRYTLYDNARLLDPASGLDRLGQLLVDSKIIAAIGEKLTVPKDDITIIDCQGKCLAPGLIDMRVFIGIPGADYRDTIQNTGDAAAFGGVTTVCVQPVTSPIIDDLARVEYVMSRTRQAKVRFLTFPALTKQLKGKEMTEIGLMSRAGIKAFTDGNVSIPDATLMRRILKYMSYFDGLVIQHLAEPSLSANGCMNDGELATRLGLPGIPTEAETIMLERDIRLLKKIGTRYHASQITCQDSIEVMRAAKVSGLRITAGVAVPHFALNEFAIEDYRTFAKVSPPLRSEDDRVAVVEALKDGIIDVIVSGHDPEDPENKRVPFEQAEAGVIGLETMLPVALELYHNGHLSLLEVLAKMTCNPARILGLETGVLAEGAPADLCLFDPDTPYKIDADNLISITKNTPFDGRPVQGRVLRTVVGGQTVFDYNAA, from the coding sequence ATGACCCGTTACACGCTATATGACAACGCCCGCCTTCTTGATCCGGCCAGCGGCCTGGACCGGCTGGGACAACTTCTGGTCGACAGTAAAATCATTGCCGCCATCGGCGAAAAACTCACCGTTCCCAAGGACGACATCACCATCATCGACTGTCAGGGCAAATGCCTGGCCCCCGGCCTGATTGACATGCGCGTCTTTATTGGCATTCCGGGGGCAGATTATCGCGATACTATCCAGAACACCGGCGATGCGGCGGCTTTCGGGGGGGTCACCACAGTCTGCGTCCAACCTGTCACCTCGCCTATTATTGATGACCTGGCGCGAGTGGAATATGTGATGAGCCGCACCCGTCAGGCCAAAGTCCGCTTTCTGACCTTCCCGGCATTGACCAAACAGCTCAAGGGCAAGGAAATGACCGAAATCGGATTGATGAGCCGGGCGGGGATTAAAGCTTTCACCGACGGGAATGTCAGCATCCCCGACGCCACACTCATGCGGCGTATCCTGAAATACATGTCCTATTTTGACGGGCTGGTGATCCAGCATCTTGCCGAACCCAGCCTGTCGGCAAATGGCTGTATGAACGACGGGGAATTGGCCACGCGCCTCGGTCTGCCCGGCATCCCCACAGAAGCCGAAACCATCATGCTGGAACGGGATATCCGCTTGCTGAAAAAAATCGGCACCCGGTATCATGCTTCCCAGATCACCTGCCAGGACAGCATTGAAGTCATGAGAGCCGCCAAGGTAAGCGGCTTGCGCATTACCGCCGGGGTGGCAGTGCCGCATTTTGCCCTCAACGAATTTGCCATCGAAGATTATCGCACCTTCGCCAAAGTCTCCCCGCCGCTCAGGAGCGAGGACGATAGGGTCGCTGTGGTAGAGGCCCTGAAAGACGGCATCATCGATGTGATCGTCAGCGGTCATGACCCGGAGGACCCGGAAAACAAACGTGTACCCTTTGAGCAGGCCGAAGCCGGCGTTATCGGACTGGAAACCATGCTGCCCGTGGCATTGGAGCTTTATCACAATGGCCATCTCAGCCTGCTGGAGGTGCTCGCCAAGATGACCTGTAATCCAGCCAGAATCCTGGGGCTGGAAACGGGAGTGCTCGCAGAAGGCGCGCCGGCAGATCTGTGTCTGTTCGATCCCGACACCCCATACAAAATTGACGCAGACAACCTGATCAGCATTACCAAAAATACCCCTTTTGATGGTCGCCCGGTCCAGGGCCGCGTCTTGCGAACCGTTGTCGGCGGACAAACGGTGTTTGATTATAACGCCGCATAA
- a CDS encoding RNA polymerase sigma factor, producing the protein MKDNNKNLQHNNSLVEGLYREHSQSLKGYVYNFLQSENEAEELTQEAFLKFHNAKNPEAIRSPKAFLFRIGHNLAMKALRRKKIVKFENGLDLDQMTLESREPLADQRLSSKQEYRLFCEAVLSLPPKCRQAFTLRMIYRMSYKDISDKLGISVSTVEKHVLKGMRDCQQYMEARMKQTSPAHNQKTAKGDAVRSS; encoded by the coding sequence ATGAAAGATAACAATAAAAATCTCCAACATAACAACAGCCTTGTGGAAGGGCTGTACAGGGAACACAGCCAGTCCCTGAAAGGGTATGTGTATAACTTCCTGCAATCTGAAAATGAGGCAGAGGAGCTGACACAGGAAGCTTTTTTAAAGTTCCATAATGCAAAAAATCCGGAAGCAATCCGGTCTCCGAAGGCGTTTTTATTTCGGATCGGGCACAATTTGGCCATGAAGGCGCTGCGCCGGAAAAAAATCGTAAAATTTGAAAATGGCCTGGATCTTGATCAAATGACATTAGAAAGCAGGGAGCCTTTGGCCGATCAGCGTCTTAGCTCAAAACAGGAATATCGGCTGTTTTGTGAGGCGGTGCTGAGCTTGCCGCCCAAATGTCGGCAGGCGTTTACACTCAGAATGATTTACCGGATGTCTTATAAAGATATTTCTGACAAACTTGGCATTTCCGTCAGTACGGTTGAAAAACACGTGCTGAAAGGCATGCGGGATTGTCAGCAGTATATGGAAGCTCGAATGAAACAGACTTCTCCCGCGCACAACCAAAAAACTGCCAAGGGTGATGCTGTTCGTTCTTCATAA
- a CDS encoding FecR family protein: protein MGGKISVEDQARQWYLRLQEGVDDDQVRGEFERWLKADERHFASFKKVAVFWGTIEDLPDLISCGAAARQKEPDPDLFLKLANANETDQAIQAGMAKQPAKEGARVVPVRWWKKRHRGWFFSDLQKKYAAAAAFLLVGVFSYYLYQSWMPEGTFRTGVGEQLTVTLDDGSVMRLNTNTRVREEYSEKLRKVRLLRGEASFEVSKDETRPFVVETDHGVIMAVGTSFNVYETSGKVEIIVLEGTVAVGQGQTLPHMQPLAVQEKIKQEKSRPRDRDMVLLSAGEKVYAYENKLGLVGRASQLELDKKTLWPQGKVIFRGQALAEVVEEMARYSNRKIIITDRRAKDMKMGGAFEIDDFDAFISAVEDAFPVKVIRITPLLTVIVEA, encoded by the coding sequence ATGGGTGGTAAAATATCTGTAGAAGATCAGGCCAGACAGTGGTATCTGCGCCTGCAGGAAGGGGTTGATGATGACCAGGTCAGAGGGGAGTTTGAGCGCTGGCTCAAGGCGGATGAAAGGCATTTTGCCAGTTTTAAAAAGGTTGCTGTCTTTTGGGGCACCATTGAGGACCTTCCTGATCTGATCTCTTGTGGTGCGGCCGCAAGGCAAAAAGAACCGGATCCAGACCTGTTTCTCAAATTGGCCAATGCTAATGAAACAGACCAGGCTATTCAGGCCGGGATGGCTAAACAGCCAGCGAAAGAGGGGGCGCGTGTCGTTCCTGTTAGGTGGTGGAAAAAGCGCCATCGGGGCTGGTTTTTCTCAGATTTACAAAAAAAGTACGCTGCGGCGGCAGCGTTTCTTCTGGTGGGGGTGTTCTCCTATTATTTATACCAATCATGGATGCCGGAGGGGACGTTCAGAACCGGTGTAGGCGAGCAGTTGACCGTCACACTTGATGACGGGTCGGTTATGCGCCTCAACACAAATACGCGGGTGCGGGAAGAATATTCAGAAAAACTGAGGAAGGTACGACTGTTACGGGGGGAAGCCAGCTTTGAGGTGAGCAAAGATGAAACGCGTCCCTTTGTTGTGGAAACGGATCACGGGGTGATCATGGCCGTGGGGACGTCTTTTAACGTCTATGAAACTTCGGGCAAGGTGGAAATCATTGTTCTCGAGGGTACTGTTGCCGTAGGTCAGGGGCAAACTCTGCCGCATATGCAGCCGCTTGCGGTTCAGGAAAAGATCAAACAAGAAAAGAGCCGCCCAAGGGACAGGGATATGGTTTTGCTGTCTGCAGGTGAGAAGGTCTATGCTTATGAAAACAAACTGGGGTTAGTGGGGCGGGCCAGCCAACTGGAACTGGATAAAAAAACACTATGGCCGCAGGGAAAAGTGATTTTCCGGGGACAGGCTTTGGCCGAAGTCGTAGAGGAAATGGCCCGATATAGTAACCGTAAAATTATCATCACTGATCGCAGAGCCAAAGACATGAAAATGGGCGGCGCTTTCGAAATTGATGACTTCGACGCCTTTATCAGTGCCGTAGAGGACGCTTTTCCGGTAAAAGTTATTCGTATTACCCCCTTGCTTACGGTTATTGTGGAAGCATAG